The genomic segment CACAAAACACCGTATGTGTGCATCACGGGTGGAGAACCGCTTTTACAAAAAGAAGTTCACACCTTGATGAATACTTTGTGCGATCGTGGCTTCAAAGTTTCCTTAGAAACAAGTGGCTCAAAGAGTATTGAACACGTCGATCCCCGAGTGAAAGTGATTTTAGACGTAAAAACTCCAGACAGTGGCGCTGCGGATTCATTCGTGATGAGCAACATCGGCTTTTCCACACCCAGCACGGAATTTAAGTTTGTTATTTGTTCTGAAAAAGATTTCGAATGGTCCGAAGAATTCTGTCGTCAACACAATTTATTTGAAAAATTTGTGGTTTTATACAGCCCATCATACGGCCAAGTGTCTGA from the Bdellovibrio sp. ArHS genome contains:
- a CDS encoding radical SAM protein; the encoded protein is MLKINEIFYSIQGETTYVGHPTVFVRLTACNLRCTYCDTKYSYYEGELQSLETILTEIESHKTPYVCITGGEPLLQKEVHTLMNTLCDRGFKVSLETSGSKSIEHVDPRVKVILDVKTPDSGAADSFVMSNIGFSTPSTEFKFVICSEKDFEWSEEFCRQHNLFEKFVVLYSPSYGQVSERWLAEKILHQNSSARLQLQLHKYIWSPETRGV